The following proteins are encoded in a genomic region of Paenibacillus sp. FSL H3-0469:
- a CDS encoding M4 family metallopeptidase, with protein MKKTVVTLFAGVVALGSFASMGSAAENNESNPVELFSGSSPISITDQAWKTPADSASEDKVWGYLESVKGNLHLSAKGDIRGKFKITEQETNSKTGSQHYRLSQYISGIPVYGADQTLHIDKAGNVTSLLGSVVEDVYQTIPQPLIQLQTISGADAIAAAGQDATLEHGPLGEPQVTPTADLYYFIVDGEPQLVYKTEVNVLEPEPLRIRYFISAENGSVVFKYNILENLTGTGTGVFGDTKTFETRLSGSTYQLYDSTRGKGIVTYTAKNKTSLPGTLLTSTNNIWTDKAAVDAHTYAERTYDYYLQHFGRNSLDNNGLQIRSTVHYYTSYNNAFWNGAQIVFGDGDGSTFTLLSGDLDVIGHELTHGVTEKTSNLEYYGEPGALNESFSDIIGNSIEGANWLIGDKIYTPGIAGDALRSLANPPLYGQPDKYSDRYTGTADEGGVHTNSGINNKAFYLAAQGGTFNGVTVTGIGREDAVQIYYNALVYYLTTSSNFSAARTAIIQSATELFGAGSAQVTAVTKAYNAVGVY; from the coding sequence ATGAAAAAGACTGTAGTTACACTTTTTGCAGGGGTTGTGGCGCTTGGGTCCTTTGCCTCGATGGGCAGTGCCGCTGAAAACAATGAGAGTAATCCTGTAGAGCTCTTCTCAGGCTCTTCTCCTATTTCAATTACGGACCAAGCCTGGAAAACCCCAGCAGACTCTGCTTCTGAGGACAAGGTATGGGGATATCTTGAAAGTGTTAAAGGGAACCTGCATCTTTCGGCTAAGGGGGACATTCGGGGGAAATTTAAAATCACAGAGCAAGAAACAAACAGCAAAACAGGCAGCCAGCATTACCGGTTAAGCCAGTATATCTCGGGGATTCCGGTATATGGAGCCGATCAGACCCTGCATATCGACAAAGCCGGCAATGTTACCTCCCTGCTGGGAAGTGTAGTTGAAGATGTCTACCAGACCATTCCGCAGCCGCTGATTCAACTCCAAACCATATCCGGAGCAGATGCCATCGCGGCAGCCGGTCAGGATGCTACGCTGGAACATGGACCGCTTGGTGAGCCCCAAGTTACTCCTACAGCGGATTTGTATTATTTTATCGTTGACGGAGAACCTCAATTAGTCTATAAAACAGAAGTGAACGTTCTGGAACCCGAGCCTTTGCGGATACGGTACTTCATTTCTGCAGAGAATGGCAGCGTAGTGTTCAAATATAATATCTTAGAGAACCTGACGGGTACGGGTACTGGAGTATTTGGAGATACCAAAACGTTCGAGACACGCCTCTCGGGTTCAACCTACCAGCTCTACGACAGCACCCGCGGCAAGGGCATTGTGACCTATACCGCCAAGAACAAGACCTCTCTTCCGGGGACGCTCTTAACCAGCACTAACAATATCTGGACAGACAAAGCCGCTGTAGATGCCCACACCTATGCTGAGAGAACCTATGATTATTATCTCCAGCATTTCGGCCGCAACAGCCTGGACAACAACGGACTGCAGATCCGTTCAACCGTCCATTACTACACTTCCTATAACAACGCTTTTTGGAATGGTGCGCAGATTGTTTTCGGTGATGGGGATGGGTCTACCTTTACTCTGCTGTCCGGTGATTTGGATGTGATAGGCCATGAGTTGACGCATGGCGTGACTGAGAAAACATCCAATCTTGAATACTACGGAGAACCAGGGGCACTCAATGAGTCCTTCTCCGACATCATCGGAAATTCAATTGAAGGTGCGAACTGGCTGATTGGTGATAAAATTTATACACCGGGCATAGCGGGGGACGCACTACGCTCACTGGCTAATCCGCCATTGTACGGCCAGCCTGACAAATACAGCGACCGTTATACCGGCACCGCTGACGAAGGCGGTGTGCATACGAACAGCGGCATCAATAACAAAGCCTTCTATCTGGCTGCTCAGGGCGGTACGTTTAACGGTGTAACGGTCACAGGTATCGGCCGTGAGGATGCTGTTCAAATCTATTACAATGCACTTGTATATTACCTTACAACCTCATCTAATTTCTCTGCTGCACGTACAGCAATCATTCAATCGGCTACTGAATTGTTTGGAGCAGGCTCGGCTCAAGTAACTGCTGTAACTAAAGCTTACAATGCGGTAGGCGTCTACTAA